One genomic window of Bactrocera dorsalis isolate Fly_Bdor chromosome 4, ASM2337382v1, whole genome shotgun sequence includes the following:
- the LOC105228607 gene encoding thyroid adenoma-associated protein homolog, which yields MNSLNLRVSSVKTGDNVKKNAEMRTTLVTLPKLYENSDASYCIELKGANSIPEQVAAVKNIFKNLSRDIQALQFLADLYFHCPLKHPVRNQILRLLITAARLGTGDTDETSIVNALSHTLQRLVEETRGETESSTWNFTVTSMSGCFENFDCGLKAFQQSIVDVFPFLSAAVQKYLTELGVLSSPSVRNEYYLYVHNAIRLLLSCVQEYGAKVKEIHSDTLKQLAALCQQIVHDDEIPMDPRTNSGILLAHNAKLTATYESFIQEVKLTKNPNEIALCVGIVNTFDHHDFQHISADIRDICSKIEEIANANATVPNILLCATRALYQISKIILTFELKPQASPTDDAKLILRKLLIFTFGYLEHHMDSVRHLCRDLLRNTVAAAKKIKFDFLIQKIYDACNSERLSLSMKCVVLQQTAAIMGADAIIHQCSEVFTNIFAEQLGRDFMANNLFETLMFASHKEVRYETWLKLWIEYLLVIATADDVRLSDIETLIVKAVKCEPKIVKHIIQHPAQIPISTKLSVLWAVRTAGIKVDDFTEIMEQFSCNLVYSIICNSDETRIMALRLLVETNKTTELLTLLECENLLTFLEYNSNCQSPATRQKMLALFDKALTRCEVNLVKVLKDYKPAKAIKAASAAGKGIGADAPLQLKFLRDVIKKLVENLFQGANFSRRSVSLQLLSTALQICKNRDISFYDVLPPNTVKALADVLADSYEANKASAASTLSFIEKNLNCDLIQKHKLNITLAHICKNLTSVRPADSVTGAYQLQFYCNRNEHISSFGSYEPTQYKPYYYAALRWLLQELKAGLKLAKESLLQAAKLNPLYGILFAVKRILQLLEFDQLEVEIPWRIIIAELIVLCKELTTVVSPVVNSSSPEGHLPNDFSQLPAEYGEELTAPDANTKILSAKLAKVDLSNVKTTPQMVLLCAWRTVKEVSLILGEIVLESRIQLSKFTERFLITKEQLLEIGEHFKQLLAETKHRGAFEQAYVGFLKLCCRLWCLEVVDLNSLPMQWLRELLALIAKDEQLNEKICATRRSAGVPFMVQALITAELRVGSTKSLYYAMSHLLQLCAARERSAESRTHALNILRALFRCTDLNEAVVEYVSDGVICAIRGYNAETWSEKNSATLLFAALITRIFGVQRTRDSDNLNVRNKMTGRVFFLRYPKLYDFFLAQLQEASALVQQQQKAHNLHPLLLLLSRLYPSALEGTESNLKLSEFIPYIANCASCPEMQTRYLAAKAVVALVSKDAIPVTVLQMCAEIVISADCPKTLNLNVLHGQLLQIYMLLKALKRPDAELVGDIAATLVVVQEKTQIKNAVILKLILDIFIEMLQSQQNLSYEQQTIQNLLYFTTHKELYNAELSFYYPVLRKSFYIYNLHTLRLTLPFGALSDYLLCPPLTHATVQLEQAEVCLNVILLILGPEEMDLSEFEISHEEQRFVRALPVEMRDSLAAELRQSKALHATLKELLPKPLYYPECVMKAYAILSLLDNFDFTLSHLLKESKKHTGDVKSPLTMCVERLVLKQGGVDSKVSLSYLEYLLEISQAWNPDCLRLKAAQILSHIAVHFNKALEKKKLPFVRLFIGLTLALLMDDDFEIRDYTAKIVVNNIADDIGLKSVVSTMAQRLFLQSIADQLEEMRADDNYIIEIFKAISETATLGIGADEDGNNSTNGSGSSSGSNSSASTVSDLEVFDKNEANIFAEPQKVIYDAIVVFKNTFPTRPKVLSFVGAAQPL from the exons ATTGTGGCCTTAAAGCATTTCAGCAAAGCATAGTTGATGTGTTTCCTTTTCTCAGCGCGGCCGTGCAAAAATATCTTACCGAATTGGG TGTGCTTAGTTCACCCTCCGTACGTAATGAGTATTACTTGTATGTACACAATGCTATACGCTTACTACTCAGCTGTGTACAGGAGTATGGCGCAAAAGTCAAAGAAATACACAGTGACACACTCAAACAGTTAGCTGCGCTATGTCAGCAAATTGTACACGACGACGAAATACCCATGGATCCACGCACCAATTCTGGTATTTTATTAGCGCACAACGCCAAACTAACGGCTACCTATGAAAGTTTTATACAAGAAGTCAAACTGACTAAGAATCCCAATGAGATTGCGTTATGTGTTGGCATCGTTAATACTTTCGATCACCATGATTTTCAACATATCTCGGCAGATATACGCGACATTTGCAGCAAAATAGAGGAAATTGCAAACGCTAATGCGACGGTGCCGAATATTTTACTTTGCGCTACACGTGCACTTTATCAgatatcaaaaattatactcaCTTTTGAATTAAAGCCCCAAGCATCACCCACCGATGATGCCAAGTTGATATTACGTAAACTTTTAATATTCACATTTGGCTATTTAGAGCATCACATGGATAGCGTGCGGCATTTGTGTCGGGATTTGCTGCGTAACACTGTGGCAGcggccaaaaaaattaaatttgactttctcatacaaaaaatttatgatgCCTGTAATTCTGAGCGACTGTCGCTTTCAATGAAATGTGTAGTGCTGCAACAAACTGCCGCAATTATGGGCGCAGATGCCATAATACATCAATGTTCCGAagtatttacaaacattttcgccGAACAGCTCGGTCGTGATTTCATGGCGAACAACTTATTTGAGA CACTTATGTTTGCCAGTCACAAAGAGGTGCGATACGAAACTTGGCTCAAACTTTGGATCGAATATCTGCTTGTGATAGCCACTGCTGATGACGTGCGTTTGAGTGACATCGAAACGCTAATTGTAAAAGCGGTGAAATGTGAACCGAAAATTGTAAAGCATATCATACAACATCCTGCTCAAATACCGATTAGCACAAAATTATCGGTACTGTGGGCTGTGCGTACGGCGGGCATAAAAGTTGATGATTTCACCGAAATAATGGAGCAATTCTCCTGCAATCTTGTGTACAGCATAATCTGCAATTCGGATGAAACACGCATTATGGCCTTGCGCTTGTTGGTGGAGACAAATAAGACAACGGAGCTGCTGACATTGTTGGAATGTGAAAATCTGCTTACCTTCCTCGAATATAATTCCAATTGTCAAAGTCCAGCGACACGTCAAAAAATGCTAGCCTTGTTCGACAAAGCACTAACTCGCTGCGAAGTAAATCTTGTTAAAGTGCTTAAAGATTATAAACCCGCCAAGGCAATTAAGGCGGCAAGCGCTGCTGGTAAAGGCATTGGTGCTGATGCGCCAttgcaattgaaatttttgcgcGATGTTATTAAGAAATTGGTGGAAAATCTTTTTCAG GGCGCCAATTTCAGTCGCCGTTCAGTGTCTTTACAACTCTTATCAACGGCTTTACAGATTTGCAAAAATCGCGATATATCATTTTATGACGTGTTACCACCAAATACCGTTAAAGCGCTTGCCGATGTGCTTGCTGACTCATACGAAGCCAACAAAGCGTCAGCTGCAAGTACTTTGtcgtttattgaaaaaaatttgaattgtgatttaatacaaaaacataaattgaATATCACACTCGCACATATCTGCAAAAACTTGACATCGGTCCGTCCAGCCGATTCGGTAACCGGCGCATATCAattgcaattttattgtaatCGAAACGAACACATCAGCAGCTTTGGCAGTTATGAGCCAACGCAATATAAACCCTACTACTATGCCGCGTTACGTTGGCTCCTGCAAGAACTGAAAGCTGGTCTGAAATTGGCTAAAGAGAGTCTCCTGCAAGCGGCCAAATTGAATCCATTATATGGCATCCTATTTGCCGTAAAGCGCATCTTACAGCTACTCGAATTTGATCAGTTGGAAGTAGAGATACCATGGCGCAtaattatagccgagttgatTGTGTTGTGTAAGGAGCTTACCACCGTTGTATCGCCTGTGGTGAATAGCTCATCACCTGAAGGTCATTTGCCGAATGACTTCAGCCAACTGCCCGCGGAGTATGGCGAAGAGCTAACGGCCCCTGATGCTAATACTAAAATACTTTCTGCCAAATTAGCCAAAGTCGATTTGTCTAATGTGAAGACAACACCGCAAATGGTGCTGCTATGCGCTTGGCGCACCGTCAAGGAGGTATCACTGATACTGGGCGAAATAGTGTTGGAGTCACGTATACAGCTGAGTAAATTTACCGAACGATTTCTCATCACCAAAGAGCAATTGCTTGAGATCGGCGAGCATTTCAAGCAGTTACTGGCCGAAACCAAACATCGTGGCGCCTTCGAACAAGCCTATGTTGGCTTCTTAAAACTTTGTTGTCGTCTGTGGTGCCTGGAGGTGGTCGATTTGAATTCGCTACCCATGCAATGGTTACGCGAATTGCTCGCGCTCATTGCGAAAGACGAACAATTGAATGAGAAGATATGCGCGACACGTCGCAGCGCGGGCGTGCCGTTCATGGTGCAGGCGCTCATTACAGCCGAATTGCGCGTGGGCTCCACCAAATCGCTCTACTACGCCATGTCACATTTGCTGCAGTTATGTGCGGCACGCGAACGCAGCGCCGAATCGCGTACGCATGCCTTGAATATATTGCGTGCGCTCTTCCGTTGCACCGATCTGAATGAGGCGGTGGTGGAGTATGTGAGCGACGGTGTCATTTGCGCCATACGCGGTTACAATGCCGAAACGTGGTCGGAAAAAAATTCAGCCACCTTACTCTTTGCGGCGCTTATTACACGCATTTTCGGTGTGCAGCGCACGCGCGATTCCGATAATTTGAATGTGCGCAATAAGATGACCGGACGTGTGTTCTTTTTGCGTTATCCCAAATTGTATGATTTCTTTCTGGCGCAGTTGCAAGAAGCCAGCGCATTGGTGCAACAGCAACAGAAGGCGCATAACCTACAtccgctattgttgttgttaagtcgTCTATATCCGTCCGCGCTGGAGGGCACAGAGTCCAATTTGAAG TTAAGCGAGTTTATACCGTACATAGCGAATTGTGCGAGTTGTCCTGAAATGCAGACGCGTTATCTAGCGGCGAAAGCTGTTGTGGCGCTAGTCTCCAAGGATGCCATACCCGTCACTGTATTGCAGATGTGTGCTGAGATTGTG ATCTCGGCTGATTGTCCCAAGACGTTGAATTTGAATGTTTTACATGGCCAACTGCTGCAG ATTTACATGCTACTGAAAGCACTTAAACGACCCGATGCTGAGCTAGTCGGTGATATAGCGGCCACATTGGTGGTAGTTCAGgagaaaactcaaataaaaaatgccgTTATACTCAAAttaattttggatatttttatcGAGATGCTACAAAg CCAACAGAATCTCAGCTATGAACAACAAACCATACAAAACTTACTCTACTTCACCACACACAAGGAGCTTTACAATGCTGAACTGAGCTTTTACTATCCGGTGCTGCGCAAATCTTTCTATATCTACAATTTACATACTCTACGTTTAACACTGCCATTCGGTGCGCTCTCTGATTACCTGCTTTGCCCGCCGCTCACGCATGCCACCGTGCAATTGGAACAAGCGGAAGTTTGCCTCAATGTGATACTACTAATACTAGGGCCAGAGGAAATGGATTTGTCAGAATTCGAAATATCGCATGAAGAGCAGCGTTTCGTACGCGCTCTGCCCGTTGAGATGCGCGATAGTTTGGCCGCAGAGTTGCGGCAGAGTAAAGCTCTGCATGCCACACTGAAGGAACTCCTGCCAAAGCCACTTTACTATCCGGAGTGTGTGATGAAAGCGTATGCCATACTTAGTTTATTGGATAACTTCGATTTCACTTTAAGTCACTTGCTGAAAGAGTCTAAAAAGCACACAGGTGATGTTAAGTCACCGCTGACCATGTGTGTGGAGCGTTTGGTGCTTAAACAAGGCGGTGTTGACTCGAAGGTATCGCTATCTTATTTGGAGTATTTATTGGAAATTTCACAAGCCTGGAATCCCGACTGTTTGAG ATTGAAGGCTGCACAAATCTTATCACACATAGCTGtacattttaataaagctttggAGAAGAAAAAATTACCATTCGTACGTTTGTTTATTGGTCTAACGTTGGCGCTGCTCATGGATGATGACTTTGAAATACGCGATTATACCGCTAAAATAGTTGTAAACAACATAGCCGACGACATAGGATTGA AAAGCGTTGTGTCGACTATGGCGCAGCGCCTCTTCTTGCAATCCATTGCCGATCAGCTGGAAGAAATGCGTGCCGATGACAATTACATTATCGAAATTTTCAAGGCCATCAGTGAAACAGCAACTTTGGGTATTGGCGCCGACGAAGACGGCAACAATTCAACTaacggcagcggcagcagcagcggcagcaacagcagcgccTCAACGGTGAGCGATCTGGAGGTTTTCGATAAAAATGAGGCGAACATCTTTGCCGAACCGCAAAAAGTGATATACGATGCTattgttgtatttaaaaatacctTCCCAACGCGACCGAAAGTATTGAGTTTTGTGGGAGCGGCGCAGCCACTttga